In Treponema sp. OMZ 798, the following proteins share a genomic window:
- a CDS encoding sigma 54-interacting transcriptional regulator, whose product MKNCVYAAYSEEDAKHFIKEVGSLWNVSLTFDSSKIVDLLKEKHFDFVIIDAESGGLFLPDIPALIKNEFPHIHVFIIIHCKQNDLQYNLLNSHVSKVFELPKDLKGVYDKIENFFFEEFCKEKELTYTKEDENTQIIKKEIIGISKEACDLREFIYRAANSNLPVLLSGETGSGKGLTANLIHRLSHVKDKKFMPINVSCIPESLAESFLFGTEEGSFTGAIKKEGAFFEASGGTIFLDEMETLSMDIQAKLLHVLESGLIRPVGSTKSKQVEFRLIAAANEDLQKMINEKKFRQDLYYRLDVLHHEIPPLRNRKEDIKYIVQAYLAKTEKTISDEAQTKLNFHNWPGNIRELFNCLDRACTLAGRGEKIENRHIKF is encoded by the coding sequence TATTCGGAGGAAGATGCCAAGCATTTTATTAAAGAAGTCGGAAGTTTGTGGAATGTATCTTTAACTTTTGACAGCAGCAAAATAGTAGATCTTTTAAAAGAAAAACATTTTGATTTTGTAATTATAGATGCAGAGTCAGGCGGTCTTTTTCTACCCGATATCCCTGCATTAATCAAAAACGAATTCCCTCATATCCATGTATTTATTATAATACACTGTAAACAAAATGATTTACAATATAATCTCTTAAACTCCCATGTATCGAAAGTTTTTGAACTTCCAAAAGATTTAAAAGGCGTATATGACAAAATTGAAAATTTCTTTTTTGAAGAATTTTGTAAGGAAAAGGAACTTACCTACACGAAAGAAGACGAAAATACACAAATAATAAAAAAAGAAATAATCGGCATAAGCAAGGAAGCATGCGACCTCAGAGAGTTTATTTACAGAGCAGCTAACTCAAACCTGCCGGTCCTCCTATCAGGAGAAACAGGCTCAGGAAAGGGATTGACGGCAAATTTAATACATAGACTATCGCATGTCAAAGACAAAAAATTTATGCCGATAAATGTCAGCTGTATACCGGAATCATTAGCAGAATCTTTTCTATTCGGCACCGAAGAAGGAAGCTTCACAGGCGCAATTAAAAAAGAAGGAGCCTTTTTTGAAGCCTCCGGAGGGACAATTTTTTTAGATGAGATGGAAACCCTTTCAATGGATATCCAAGCAAAACTTCTGCATGTCCTAGAATCGGGCCTTATAAGACCCGTCGGTTCGACAAAATCAAAGCAGGTAGAATTCCGCTTGATAGCAGCTGCAAACGAAGATTTACAAAAAATGATTAACGAAAAAAAATTCCGCCAAGATCTCTACTATAGGCTGGATGTTCTGCACCATGAAATACCGCCTCTAAGGAACAGAAAAGAAGACATAAAATACATTGTTCAAGCTTATCTTGCCAAAACAGAAAAAACGATAAGCGATGAAGCTCAAACAAAGCTGAATTTTCATAATTGGCCGGGAAACATAAGAGAATTATTCAACTGCCTGGACAGGGCCTGCACTCTTGCAGGCCGGGGAGAAAAGATAGAAAATCGTCATATAAAATTCTAG